In the genome of Raphanus sativus cultivar WK10039 chromosome 4, ASM80110v3, whole genome shotgun sequence, one region contains:
- the LOC108834689 gene encoding uncharacterized protein LOC108834689: MGICMSYESTQVATAKLILQDGRMMEFTTPVKVGYVLQKHPMCFICNSDDMDFDDAVSAISADEELQLGHLYFALPLGSLHRSLKAEEMAALAVKASSALMRSGGSCGRDKCRCRRKCVSPVIFSARRVAAAGSNGQTRNGKRRGGGGGSGRRKYEVKLSKIEE; the protein is encoded by the coding sequence ATGGGTATATGCATGTCGTACGAGTCGACACAGGTGGCCACGGCGAAGCTGATCTTGCAAGACGGAAGGATGATGGAGTTCACGACTCCGGTCAAAGTGGGTTACGTTCTGCAGAAGCATCCCATGTGTTTTATCTGTAACTCCGATGATATGGATTTTGACGACGCCGTGTCCGCCATTAGCGCCGACGAGGAGCTTCAGCTTGGACATCTTTACTTCGCTTTACCTCTCGGTTCGCTTCATCGGTCTCTTAAAGCGGAGGAGATGGCTGCATTGGCTGTTAAAGCTAGCTCTGCTCTTATGAGAAGCGGTGGTTCTTGCGGCCGAGATAAATGCCGGTGTCGCCGGAAATGTGTTTCTCCGGTTATCTTCTCTGCCCGGAGAGTTGCGGCGGCGGGATCTAACGGTCAGACGAGGAATGGGAAAAGAcgcggcggtggtggtggtagcGGAAGGAGGAAGTATGAGGTCAAGTTGAGTAAGATAGAAGAGTGA